From the genome of Desulfobaculum xiamenense, one region includes:
- a CDS encoding TIGR03905 family TSCPD domain-containing protein, producing the protein MNLNLSPLAPQQPAADETAITFVPQGVCSKLITFRVEEGKVHDVTFTGGCPGNLEGIGKLVEGMRVADVMDKLSGIRCGNKATSCPDQLSKALEPYRNDA; encoded by the coding sequence ATGAATCTCAATCTTTCTCCGCTTGCTCCGCAGCAACCCGCCGCCGACGAAACCGCCATTACCTTCGTCCCGCAGGGCGTGTGCTCCAAACTGATTACCTTCCGCGTGGAAGAGGGCAAAGTCCACGACGTAACCTTCACCGGCGGTTGCCCCGGCAACCTCGAAGGCATCGGCAAACTCGTGGAAGGCATGCGTGTGGCGGACGTGATGGATAAGCTCTCCGGCATCCGCTGCGGCAACAAGGCCACCTCCTGCCCCGATCAGCTCTCCAAGGCCCTCGAGCCGTACAGGAACGACGCCTAG
- the map gene encoding type I methionyl aminopeptidase, with product MKLKNKSEIALMREAGLLLWKAHMIAAEMVEPGVTTEAIDAEVEKFILGNNATPLFKGVPGKVPFPATCCISVNEEVVHGIPSSRQLIAGDIVSIDIGLKIKGWCADCACSHGVDGLDDEKRALLDVTEECLRIAIKDIRPGEKWSKIAKKMAKHARNAGFSVVEELVGHGIGESMWELPQIPNYFSHNCEDFRIKQGMVLAVEPMINAGVKEVQTLDDHWTIVTADRRPSAHFEHTIAVTAAGAQVMTCGPNGEGWALR from the coding sequence TTGAAGCTCAAGAACAAATCCGAAATCGCGCTCATGCGCGAAGCGGGCCTTCTGCTCTGGAAGGCCCATATGATCGCCGCCGAGATGGTTGAACCCGGCGTGACGACCGAGGCCATCGACGCCGAAGTGGAAAAGTTCATCCTCGGCAACAACGCCACCCCGCTCTTCAAGGGTGTTCCCGGAAAGGTGCCCTTCCCCGCGACGTGCTGCATCTCCGTAAACGAAGAGGTCGTGCATGGCATCCCGTCCTCTCGTCAGCTGATCGCTGGAGATATTGTCAGCATCGACATCGGCCTCAAGATCAAGGGCTGGTGCGCGGATTGCGCCTGCTCCCATGGCGTAGACGGTCTCGATGACGAGAAGCGCGCCCTCCTGGACGTGACCGAGGAATGCCTGCGTATCGCCATCAAGGACATCCGCCCCGGCGAGAAGTGGAGCAAGATTGCCAAGAAGATGGCCAAACACGCCCGAAATGCCGGTTTCTCCGTCGTCGAGGAGCTGGTGGGCCACGGCATCGGCGAAAGCATGTGGGAACTGCCCCAGATTCCGAACTACTTCTCGCATAATTGCGAGGACTTCCGAATCAAGCAGGGCATGGTTCTCGCCGTGGAGCCGATGATCAACGCCGGAGTGAAGGAAGTGCAGACCCTCGACGATCACTGGACCATCGTGACCGCCGACCGCAGGCCCTCCGCCCACTTCGAGCACACCATCGCTGTCACCGCCGCCGGTGCGCAGGTGATGACCTGCGGTCCCAACGGCGAAGGATGGGCGCTGCGCTAG